From Halostella salina, one genomic window encodes:
- a CDS encoding DUF7576 family protein → MVDPTSDLGEDVDEADAPNCEHCGDPVVGTPDHRVHTTVEDDTVEHRHFCDDACLDEWRD, encoded by the coding sequence ATGGTCGATCCAACGTCGGACCTCGGCGAGGACGTCGACGAGGCGGACGCGCCGAACTGCGAGCACTGCGGCGACCCGGTCGTCGGGACGCCGGACCACCGCGTCCACACGACGGTCGAGGACGACACCGTCGAACACCGGCATTTCTGCGACGACGCCTGTCTCGACGAGTGGCGGGACTGA
- a CDS encoding phosphoribosylaminoimidazolesuccinocarboxamide synthase: protein MTSVKEFRIEAAATEDELGRGSFVFTDDYSVFDWGKMPDEIPDKGASLCAMGAYNFELLEDAGIPTHYRGVVPAGGDDPVPLAEAAEPPREMAIDLTQVPDLPHEGRDYDYDAYHDAAGGNYLVPLEIVFRNRVPVGSSLRRRTDPADHGLDFDEWPDEVVDLDEPIVEFSTKYEEGDRYLDRAEADRIAGAASIDDLEAVALEVNRVVTERADEAGLTHEDGKIECLYYGAAAAADGERTTGSANGEIRVADVVGTFDENRFSYEGTQISKEVLRQYHKRTQPEWVDAVKTAKAEAERRDVADWKRLCDARPEPLDDDVVAVARDLYAAGANAYVGRDLFDAPPLDSAIGAVRRL, encoded by the coding sequence GTGACCAGCGTCAAGGAGTTCCGCATCGAGGCGGCGGCGACGGAGGACGAACTCGGCCGGGGGTCGTTCGTCTTCACGGACGACTACTCCGTCTTCGACTGGGGGAAGATGCCCGACGAGATCCCGGACAAGGGGGCGAGCCTCTGTGCGATGGGCGCGTACAACTTCGAACTGCTGGAGGACGCGGGGATCCCGACGCACTACCGCGGCGTCGTACCCGCGGGTGGCGACGACCCCGTCCCGCTCGCCGAAGCGGCCGAACCGCCCCGCGAGATGGCCATCGACCTGACGCAGGTCCCCGACCTGCCACACGAAGGCCGGGACTACGACTACGACGCGTACCACGACGCCGCCGGCGGGAACTACCTCGTTCCCCTGGAGATCGTGTTCCGGAACCGCGTCCCCGTCGGCTCCAGCCTGCGCCGCCGGACCGACCCGGCCGACCACGGACTCGATTTCGACGAATGGCCCGACGAGGTCGTCGACCTGGACGAGCCGATCGTCGAGTTCTCGACGAAGTACGAGGAGGGCGACCGCTACCTCGACCGCGCCGAGGCCGACCGGATCGCCGGCGCGGCGTCGATAGACGACCTCGAAGCGGTCGCACTCGAGGTCAACCGCGTCGTCACGGAGCGTGCCGACGAGGCGGGGCTGACCCACGAGGACGGGAAGATCGAGTGTCTGTACTACGGGGCGGCCGCTGCCGCCGACGGTGAGCGGACCACCGGGTCCGCGAACGGCGAGATCCGGGTCGCGGACGTGGTCGGCACGTTCGACGAGAACCGCTTCAGCTACGAGGGCACCCAGATCTCGAAGGAGGTGCTCCGCCAGTACCACAAGCGCACCCAGCCAGAGTGGGTCGACGCCGTCAAGACGGCGAAGGCGGAAGCCGAGCGGCGGGACGTGGCGGACTGGAAACGCCTCTGTGACGCCCGCCCCGAACCGCTCGACGACGACGTGGTCGCGGTCGCGCGGGACCTCTACGCCGCCGGCGCGAACGCCTACGTCGGCCGCGACCTGTTCGACGCGCCGCCGCTGGATTCGGCGATCGGCGCGGTGCGGCGGCTCTGA
- the cofH gene encoding 7,8-didemethyl-8-hydroxy-5-deazariboflavin synthase subunit CofH, giving the protein MTDAATTGPGSGEEIRFEHRPETDQSFENALAKARDGERLTVADGVELMTTGTDADGIDPRRKERVLELADRRRAEAVGDEVTFVANLNNNVTTACNTGCLFCNFKDTAEHFEADNDASHAGFTKTPAESREIVRDAVEMGVYEVTSVSGLHPAFALDDEHLELLEASDRGDLNYKPPERYEVDPGTYCEQMDAMAVDGVHLHSMTPEEAYHGRRGTDWSYEEVYGRLKDAGLDSVPGTAAEILVDEVRDAICPGKIGTDEWLEAMEAAANVGLDTTATIMYGHVENAMHRVMHLDRIRDLQDRTDAITEFVPLSFVHENTPLFEYDMVTGGASDAEDELMIAVSRLFLDNVDHIQSSWVKFGDAKGLKLLNCGADDFMGTILSEEITKRAGGDYGEYRSFDEYADMIAAIGRTPVERSTDYRQRRVLDPADRPHGPELGPKADGTPMLRRETPATDD; this is encoded by the coding sequence ATGACCGACGCGGCCACGACCGGACCGGGGAGCGGCGAGGAGATCCGGTTCGAGCACCGCCCCGAAACCGACCAGTCGTTCGAGAACGCGCTGGCGAAGGCCCGCGACGGGGAGCGCCTGACCGTCGCCGACGGCGTCGAACTCATGACGACCGGCACCGACGCCGACGGGATCGACCCCCGGCGCAAGGAGCGCGTGCTGGAACTGGCCGACCGCCGCCGGGCCGAGGCAGTGGGCGACGAGGTGACGTTCGTCGCCAACCTGAACAACAACGTGACGACGGCGTGCAACACGGGCTGTCTGTTCTGCAACTTCAAGGACACCGCCGAGCACTTCGAGGCCGACAACGACGCGAGCCACGCCGGGTTCACCAAGACGCCCGCCGAGTCCCGGGAGATCGTCCGTGACGCCGTCGAGATGGGCGTGTACGAGGTCACCTCGGTCTCGGGCCTGCATCCGGCGTTCGCGCTGGACGACGAACACCTCGAACTCCTCGAGGCGAGCGACCGCGGCGACCTGAACTACAAGCCGCCCGAACGCTACGAGGTCGACCCGGGCACCTACTGCGAGCAGATGGACGCGATGGCCGTCGACGGCGTCCACCTCCACTCGATGACGCCGGAGGAGGCGTACCATGGCCGTCGAGGCACCGACTGGTCGTACGAGGAGGTGTACGGCCGGCTCAAGGACGCCGGACTCGACTCGGTGCCGGGGACCGCCGCCGAGATCCTCGTCGACGAGGTGCGGGACGCCATCTGTCCGGGCAAGATCGGCACCGACGAGTGGCTCGAAGCGATGGAGGCCGCCGCAAACGTCGGGTTAGACACCACCGCGACGATCATGTACGGCCACGTCGAGAACGCGATGCACCGCGTCATGCATCTCGACCGGATCCGCGACCTGCAGGACCGGACCGACGCGATCACGGAGTTCGTCCCCCTCTCCTTCGTCCACGAGAACACGCCGCTGTTCGAGTACGACATGGTCACCGGCGGCGCGAGCGACGCCGAGGACGAACTGATGATCGCCGTCTCCCGGCTCTTTCTGGACAACGTCGACCATATCCAGTCCTCGTGGGTGAAGTTCGGCGACGCGAAGGGGCTGAAACTGCTCAACTGTGGCGCGGACGACTTCATGGGCACCATCCTCTCCGAGGAGATCACCAAACGCGCCGGCGGCGACTACGGCGAGTACCGGTCGTTCGACGAGTACGCCGACATGATCGCCGCCATCGGCCGCACGCCGGTCGAGCGCTCGACGGACTACCGACAGCGCCGCGTCCTCGACCCGGCCGACCGCCCCCACGGTCCTGAACTCGGTCCCAAGGCCGACGGGACGCCGATGCTTCGCCGGGAGACGCCCGCCACGGACGACTGA